Within Streptomyces roseirectus, the genomic segment CCCCGCACCGGCACCGAGTTGCCCTCCACCGGCCGGGGGATCCCCGCCCGCGCCGGCGCCGCGGCACTGCGCCCGGTCAGCGGCACGACCGGCGGCAGCGTCGCCGGGTCCTCGCCCAACACCACGCGCCGCACGACGCGTTCGGCGGCGCGGCCGTCGTCGTAGGGGCAGAAGCGGTCGCGGAACGCGGCGCGCAGCTCGGCGGAGCGGGAGCCGCGCCAGTGGCCGGTGGCGAAGATGTCGATCAGCTCGTCCTCGCTGCGCGCGACCGCGCCGGGCGGGAAGGCACGCAGGTCGAAGTAGGTTCCCCGGGCCGCCTCGTACGCCTCCCAGTCGTCCGCGTGGACGACGATCGGCCGGTCCAGGACCGCGTAGTCGAACATGATCGACGAGTAGTCGGTGACGAGCGCGTCCGCCGCGAGGCACAAAGACTCGACGCTCGGATGGTCCGTGACGTCGATGACCCGGCCGCCGCGCGGCAGGACGTCCGGCTGCCAGTAGTGCGCGCGGGCCAGGATCGTGAACCCGTCGCCGAGCCGGGCGAGGACCCGCTCCAGGTCGAGGGAGACGCGCTGAGAGCGCCGGTAGTCGCGGTGGGTGGGGGCATACAGGAGGGCGACCGTGTCGTGCGGGATGCCCAGGGAGGCACGGATGCGCGCGACGTCGTCCGAAGTCGCCTGCAACAGAAGGTCGTTGCGGGGGTAGCCGGTCTCCAGGGTCTCGTAGCCGCCGGGGTAGACCCGCTGCCAGGTGAGGGTGGTGTGCCGGTTCGCGGAGACGACGTAGTCCCACTTGTCGACGCCCCGCAGCAGCTCCGCGAAGTCGATGTCACGGCCGGCCGCCGGGTGGTCCTGGAGGTCGAGGCCCATGTGCTTGAGCGGGGTGCCGTGCTGGGTCTGCACGAAGACCTGGCCGGGCCGCTTCACCAGCCTGCGGTCGAAGTTGACGTTGTTCACCAGGTACTTGGAGCGGGCCAGCGCCGTCCAGTACGCGGCCGTGCCGGGCGCGATGCGGCGCGGGCCCGGCGGAATCGTGTGCTGGTAACGGGAGTTGGCGATCCACGCCGTGCGCACGTGCGGCGCGAACACCCGGAACGCCGACTCCAACGCGCCCGGGTTGCAGCCGTACCCGCGCCCCCAATACGCCGAGAAAACCGCCGAGTCGGTGCGCAGGGGGAGCTTCAGCTGGACGCGGTAGTGGAGTTGGAGGAGCGCGGCCCGCAGCGCGCGCAGGGCCTTCGCGCACAGCCGTCCGGTCCGCTCGCGCAGCGCCATCGCCGCCTGCACTACCCGGTAGGTGCGGTGCATGCCGAAGTGGACGAGGGAGTGGCGCAGCCGGGAGCGCAGCGGGACCCTGGCGCCGGGGACCCGGTAACGGCGGTAGTGGGCGCGGGCGTTGCGCAGGAACTCGGCGCGGTCCTCCCGGGGCAGGCGGCCCGGCCGGGTGAACACCGTCGAGAGGTGGTCGACCATGCGGCGGAACAACACCGGCTTCCAGCGGGCGAGTTCGGGACGCTGCTCGACGTACGCGAAGACGCGGTCGTACTGGTCGAAGACGTCGAAGTGCTTGCGGCTCGTGGTGGAGAGGATGTTGCCCTGGCGGCGCTGACGGTAGTGGACGCACGCGCGGTCCAGCGTCGCGATCGACTCGGCGGCCATCAGCGCGGGGTAACTCCAGGGAGTGTCCTCGTAGTACCCCGGAGGGAAGACGAGGCCCGCGCGGGCGGCGAAGTCACGGCGGACGGCCTTGTTCCAGGCGACCATCAAAACCCGCAGCAGCCCCGGCCGGTCCTCCAGCCGGAACGGGGCCGGACCCTGCTCGGTGAGCTGCCCCGCGAACGCGGCACGGGTGCGCTCGCCGCTCCAGTGGACGTTCGCGTGGTCGTAGACCAGGACCTCCGGCTCGCCCGTCTCCTTCAGCCGGTCGGCGATCGCCCGCAGCGCGTCCGGGACGAGGGTGTCGTCGCCGTCGAGAAAGACCAGGTAGTCGCCGCGGGCCCGCGCGATCCCGGCGTTGCGGGCCGCGCCCAGACCGGCGTTCTGCGGCAGGCGCAGGGCGACCACGCGGGCGTCGCGGGCCGCGTACTCGTCGATGATCTCGCCGCAGGCGTCCGGCGATCCGTCGTCCACGGCGATGAGTTCGAAGTCGCCGTACGACTGCGACAGCACGGAATCGAGGCATTCGTGCAGATACGCCTGGACCTGGTACGCGGGGACGATGACACTGAACCTGGGCAAGGGGGACATCCATGGGTCGGCGCGGGCGTTCTGCCCGGCAACGCGCTCCCACGTGCGTTGGTTACGCAGGGTTACGGCATCCGGGGGACGCGCACGCCACCCGGATGCCGTACAGCCGTCTACTTCACGGCTCCCGCCATCACCCCCGACACGAACTGCCGCTGGAACGCGAAGAACACGGCCAGCGGGATGACCATCGAGATGAACGCGCCCGGCGCCAGGATGTCGATGTTGTTGCCGAACTGCCTGACCTGCGTCTGGAGCGCGACCGTGATCGGCTGGCTGTCGGCGTCCGTGAACACCAGCGCGATCAGCATGTCGTTCCACACCCACAGGAACTGGAAGATGCCCAGGCTCGCGATCGCCGGACCGCCCAGCGGCAGCACCACCCGTGCGAACAGCCGGAGTTCACCCGCCCCGTCGAGCCGCGCGGCCTCCAGGAGTTCACGCGGGATCTCCGCGAAGAAGTTGCGCAGCAGGAACACCGCGAACGGCAGCCCGAACCCCGTGTGGAACAGGATCACCCCGAACACCGAGCCGAACAGCCCCAGTTTCCCGAAGAGTTCGGCGATCGGGATCAGCGCCACCTGCACCGGCACCACCAACAGGCCCACCACGCCCAGGAACCACCAGTCCCGCCCCGGGAACTCCATCCACGCGAACGCGTATCCGGCGAGCGCCCCGATGACGACGACCAGCACCGTCGCCGGCACCGTGATCAGCACCGTGTTGAGGATCGAGTCCGTGATGTCGCTGTTCTCCAGCAGCTTCTCGTAGGCCCCGAAGGTGAGTTGGGACGGCTCGGCGAACACCTTCCACCAGCCGCTCGCGTTCATCTCCTCCGGCGTCCGCAGCGACGACAGCAGCAGCCCGATCGTCGGCACCAGCCAGAACACCCCGACGACGACCAGGACGACGCGGACGGCGCCGCTGTTGACCTTCTCGACCAGTTTCGCGATCACCGCCGCACCTCCCGCCGCAGCCGCCGGACGTTGAACCACATCACCGGGATGACGAGCAGCAGCAGGAACACCGCGATGGCGCTCGCGACCCCGGGCTGGTCCTCCGAGAAACCCTTGCGGTACAGCTCGAGGGCGAGGACGTTCGCGTCGTCCTGCGAGGAACCCGGCGCGATGATGAACACCAGGTCGAACACCTTGAGCACGTTGATCATCAGCGTGACGGTGACGACGGCGAGGACCGGCGCGAGCATCGGGACGGTGACGCGCCGGAACACCTGCCACTCGTTCGCCCCGTCCACCCGCGCGGCCTCCATCAACTCCCGTGGCACGCTGGCCAGTCCGGCCGCGATGAGCACCATCGCGAACCCGGCCCACATCCAGACGTACGAGCCGATGATCGCCGGTGTCACCAACGACGGGCCCAGCCAGTCGAGTCCGTTGTACGGCTCGCTGAAGTTGCTCGCGGGCAACCGCAGTTGAGCACCGTCCGCGGAGTCGGGCAGCGTGAACGAGCCGTCGCCGCGCGCCGTCGTGGACGCGACGACCTTGCCGTCCTTCACCGCCTCGACGCGCATCCCGGCGTACCCCAACTCCTCGGCGTCCGGCTGCCCGAGGCGTCCGACGCCCTTGCCGCGCGTGAAGTCCTGCCAGGCGACGCCGGTGACCTTGCCCGGCTCCGGCGCCCTGAGCGCGGCGCGCTTCGCGTCGTCCGGCATCTGGTCGGGGGCGACGCCGACCAGCGGCAGGGTGACCGGATCGCCCACGCTCACCGGCGACTTGGTGATGAAACCGCCCCCGTCCGCGACCAGCGGCGACTGGCGTCCCGGGTGCGCCTTCGGGAACGCCGAGGACTGGGCGAACGTGTCGTGCACGCCCACCCAGACCGCGTTCGCGACCCCCTTGTCCGGGTCCTGGTCGTACACCAGCCGGAAGATGATCCCGGCCGCGAGCATCGAGATGGCCATCGGCATGAAGACGACCAGCTTGAACGCCGTTCCCCAGCGCACCCGTTCGGTCAGCACCGCGAAGATCAGACCGAGCGCGGTGGTCAGGGCCGGCGCGAACACCACCCAGATGACGTTGTTCTTCAGGGCCGTTCGGATGCCGTCGTCCGTGAAGAGCGACTGGTAGTTGTCGAATCCGGCGAAGGTGTCGCCCGACTGGTCGTAGAGACTCCTGACGACCGAGTACCCGATCGGGTACACCACGAGCGCGCCGAGCAGCACCAGGGCGGGCAGCAGGAACAGTGCCGCGACCGTCCGCCTGGTGCCGGTCACGCTCCTCCTCGACGTGGCCGAATGAGCTGACATCGAATCAGTTCCCGTACGCGGCGGCGGCGTTGGCTTCCAGCTTCGCCTGCGCGCCGGCGACGTCGGACGGGTTCTTCAGGAAGTCCTGGAGGTCCTTCCACTCACCCTTGCCCGGTGTCCCGCCGAACGCCTGCGGCGCCTGGTCCGACATGTCGAAGCGGAAGTCGTCGCCCGCCTTGATCAACGCCTCGGCGATGGTGCGCTGCACGTCGTTCGGGTACGCCGAGAAGTCGACGTTCTTGTTCGGCGAGAGGTAACCGCCCAGCCCCGCATGGACGGTTGCCGCGTCAGGCGAGGCCAGGAACGCCGCCAGCGCCTGCGCGCCCGGCGAGTCCTTGAAGAGCACCGCCGCGTCACCGCCCGAGACGACCGGCACCGTGTCGCCGACCTTCGGGAACGGGAACACCTTCGCGTCGGTGCCGATCTCCGACTTCGTCTGCCCGATGTTGACCTGCGCGAAGTCGCCCTCGTAGACCATCGCCGACTTCGGCTGGTCGCCGCCGGTGAACGTCTGCGTCACCGCGTTGGGGAACTGGAGTTGCAGCGAACCGTTCGCGCCGCCCGCCAAGTAGTCCTGTTTCCCCCAGACTTGGGCGAGCGTCTTCAGCGCCGTGGCGACCGACGGGTCCGTCCACTTGATCTCGTGCCTGGTCAACTGGTCGTACTTCTCGGGGCCCGCCTGCGAGAGGTACACGTTCTCGAACCAGTCGGTGAGCGGCCAGCCGTCCGCGCCCGGTACGGAGAACGGCGTCACTCCGGAGTCGTAGACCGTCTGCGCGGTGGCGAGGAGTTCGCTCCACGTCTTCGGCTCGGTCGCGCCCGCGTTCTCGAAGACCTTCGCGTTGTACCAGACCAGCGACTTGTTGGCGGCCTTGTAGTAGACGCCGTACTGCTTGCCGCCCACCTTGCCGATGTCCTGCCAGCCCTGCGAGTAGTTCTTCTGGACCTCCTTCAACGCGTCGCCCGTCACGGGCTTGGCCCAGCCCCGGTCGACCGCCTGCTTGATCGCGCCGGGCTGCGGCAGCAGCGCGATGTCCGGCGGTTTGCCGCCCGCGATCTTCGATCCCAGGAAGTTGATGATCGGGTCCTGCGCCGGGACGAACGTCACCTTCGCCCCGGTCCGCTTCTCGAACTCCGCCAGCACCTTCTTGAAGTTCGCCTGCTCGCCGCCCGACCAGACGGCGGCGACCTCCAGCGTGGTGCCGTTCAGCTTGGGAAGCGTGAGCCCGCTCCCCGTCGTCGTCTCCGTTCCCTTGCTGCTGCTCTCGCCGCCGCTCGGGCTGTCGTCGTCGCTGCCGCACGAGGTGAGCGAGAGCGTCAGGGCTCCCGCGAGAAAGGTCGCCGCGGCTGTCTTCACGGTTCTGCTGGTGCTGCTGCGCATCACTGCCCCGTTCTTCGTTCGTCGTCGAACGTCGAGCGTTGTCCCGTGGGTTCACTGGCTGATGGACTTCGGTTGTACGGGTCTACGACTTCGGTCCTACGGGTCTACGCCGGGCGGGTGGGGTCGGCAAGAGCGCATACGGTGTCAAGCGGGTGATTGTGACGGCGTCGTGATGACGGAGGGTGCCCGCCCGGACGTCCCTGAGGCCCCCTCAGGTCGCCAGCAGCGAGGGCACCTCCGCCGCCGAGACCTCCCTGGCCGCCCGCTCCAGCGCGCTGGCCAGGAGCGCGAGGTCGGTGGGGCCGTTGCCCAGCTCGCGCACCGTGCGCCGGGCCGGCGGATCGCCCATCCGGTGCCACTCCAGGGGCGTGACGGTCGGCCGCAGCGTCGCCGTACGGGGGATGCGCCCGGTGACCCGGCCGCCCTGGAACAGCGCCGTACGGCCGTCCGGCGTGGCCAGGCGGCCCCGGCCCGCCGCGGGCTCGTCCGGGGCCGTCCCGGGCGCCTCCAGGGCGATCCTCAGCGTCGCCCGGCGCGCGGGCTCCGACTCGGCCGTCCGCCCGCCCGGCCCGGTCGCGGCCACCAGGTGCACGCCGAGCCGCGCGCCCTCGCGCGCGACGGCCTCCAACGCGCGCGTGACCGACCCCGCCGACGGGCGCCCGGGGGAGCCGAGCGCCGGGGAGACCAGCGCGTCCAGGTCGTCGACGACGACGATCAGGCGGGGGAGCGGCGGCGCGACGTCCGCGTCCCGGCGGGACTTCGCGGCGCCGGGGCGCAGGCGCAGGGTGGTGCTCGGCGGGGCCTCCAGATCGGTCGCGCCCTGGGGCGCGCCCTGGGCGGGGACGGCGTGGCCGGGGGCGCCCTGCGCCGTGGCGGGCTGCGGCTGGCGCGCGGAGGCGCCTTGCGCGGAGGTGGCCTGCGACTGGCGCGCGGAGGCGCCCTGGAGCGTCGTCGTGCGCTGGTTCACGAGACGGCCCGACAGGGAGCGGTGGGTGTGCCAGTCCGTGAAGTCGGTGCGGCCGACGAGTTCGGCGCGGCGCTTCAGCTCGGACGTCAGCGACTGCGCGAACTCCCGCATGACGACCGGGTCGTTGGCGGTCAGGTGCGTCGTGACGTGCGGCAGGTCCGTGCACACGCGCAGACCCTCGCCCGAGCGGCCGATGCTGTCGCGGCCGTCCATCAGGACGACGCTCAGCCGGTCCGGACGCTCGGCCGCCGCCAGCGACGCGACGACCGCCCGCAGCAGCTCGGTGCGCCCGCTGCCGGCCGGCCCCTCGATCAGCAGGTGCGGGCCGTCGGCGACGAGATCGGCGGCGACCGGCCCGCGCGCGCCCGCGCCGAGGACGGCCAGCGCACGCCCGCCGACCGCGTCCGCGTCGTCGGCCGCGTCCGCCCAGCGGGCCATCAGCGACGCCGGAGTGGCCCGCGCCAGCCCTAGCTCGTCCAGCAGACGGGCCGACTGCGGCAACGGGACCGCCACGCGCGCGTGCCGGTCGCCCGCCGTCGCGTCCGGCCGCAGCGGGGCCAGCGCACGCGCGAACCGCTCGGCCCACGCGGCGGACACCGCGTCCACCGCGCCCGCGGTCCCCTCACCCACCGGACCGCCGCCCGGCGCGACGCGCGCGAGCCGCAGCACCGTCGCCACGTCCCCGCCGAGCAGCCCGACGGCCCCGCACTCCCGGAACAGCGGCACGACCGCGCAGGCCGCCTCGTACGCGCCCGCCACGGGCAGCGCCAGCGACCCCGGGTCCGTCTCCGACAGCACCAGCACATGGATCCCGGCCTCGGGGCCCCGCCGGACCAGCCGGACCAGCGCCTCGCGCAGCGCGGGCGTGCCGGGATCGCCGTCGACGACCACGACCGTGTACGGGCCCGGGAACACCGGCGCGCTCCCGGGCTTCGCCCAGGAAGGACGGCGGGCGGGCTCCTCGGCGCCGTAGGGGTGGCCGGTGCCCTCGGGGGCGTCCGTGGGGGCGTGGCGGTGGGGTTCGTCGGGGTGCGGGCGGCGGGACTGGGCCGGGAGGGGGACGCCGGCCGCGTGGGCGTCGGACGTCGCGGAGGCGGCGTGCGCCGGGGCGCTCGCGCGGGGCCGATCGCCGGGCGTCGCCGGGTGCTCGGTGGCGCCTCCCGCGCGCGGGGCCTCCCGGCCGTCCAGCCTGTGCAGCAGCTCCGCCACGCGGGCCGTCGCCTGGTCGTGGTCGTGGGCCAGGAGGAGACGGCACTCCTGGGAGTGCGCGGGGCGGACGTGCGGGAGCCAGCCGAGCCAGGACCACTCGGCGGTGCGCTCGGCCGGCGGGCGGGCGCGGTCGGTCGTGAGGAGGACGATCTCCAGGGTGTCCGGCGAGTGCAGCGCCGCGAACTGCGCGAGGACCGCGCGGGCCAGCCCCGACAGCCGGGGACGCGGACCGGCCAGGCCCAGCGCACCCGCCTCGCGCAGCGCCGCCGTGACCGGGACGACGGGCAGGACGGCGCCGTCGGCCGTCGGGCGGTCGGCCGTGGCGAGCCGGACCGTCAGGAACTCCGGGTGCCCGGGGGCCCGCTCCCACAGGCGCGGGCCCGGACCCAGCGCGGTCAGCAGCAGCGCGGCCGGGTCGGGCCAGATCTCCGGACCGGGCGAGGCGACGACCGGCGGCGCCCCGGCGGACACGCGCTCCCCGGCGTCGTACCCTTGCGGCCCGCTCGCCTCCTGCGCGTTCCGGTTCCCGGTCAGCCGCCGCGCCCACGCGGACAGGCCCCCACGCTTACGGCCGCCCTGCGGCACATCCCCGTGCACACCGTCCCCGGCGCGCATACGCGAGGCGTTCTGTGCGGGGCGGTCGACGCCGTCGGCCGGGGCCGTCACGGGGGAGCCGATGCCGGAGCGGCCACCGTGGGTGTCGCCGGAGGAGTTGGGGGAGCTGGGGGAGGCCACGGCGGAACCGCCGCTGGGGGCACCGGCACCGGCAGGGGAACCGGGGCCGAAGGAGGAACCGGCGCCGGCGGCAGGGCCGGCACCGGAGGGTGAGCCGGGGCCAGAGAGCGAGCCGGCACCGGAGAGACGCCCGCCGAGGGGACGGGCGCCCCTGGGCAGCGTGCCGTCGAACCGGGCGCGGCCGTCACCCGAGGCGCGCCCGTCGGCCCCGGCGCGGCTGTCAGCCTCGGCCCGGTCGTCGCCCCCGGCATGTCCTTGAGCCCCGGCGTACCCCTGGTGCCCGGAGCCCTGGGTCCCGGCGTACCCCTGGGCCCCGGAGGGCCCGGCATAGCCGTCGAGGCCCGCGCGGTTCGCCGCCCCGCCCTGAGGGGCCGTCGGTGAGCCCTGAGCCCCGGACTCCGCGTGGCGCCCCGACCAGCCGGGACCCGCGCCCCCGGCGCGACGTTCCGCCCCGGTCCGCGTCTCAGAAGCCGCGTGACCGTCCGCCTCCGCGTGCCTGGTCCCGCTGCGGCCGTCCGCCCCCGCCGGGTCTTCGGCGCCCGCGTGGCTCTCCGCCCCCGCGCGCGCCTCACCTCCCGCACGGTTCTCGATGCGCGGCGCACCCCCCTGCCCCGGCACCGACAGCCCCCCGCCGGCACGGGAACCCCGCGCCCCGGCGTCAGAGCCGTCGCCCGCCTCCGCAGATCTGCCGCCCGCGTGCGAGCCCCAAGCCCCGGCACCAGAGCCATCGCCCGAGCCCGCAGGTCTGCCGTCGGTGCGGGAGCCCCGCGCCCCGGCACCAGAGCCGTCGCCGGAGCCCGTCGGCCGGCCGTCGCCAGTGCCCGTCTGCCAGCCTTCGCCGGAGCCCGTCGGCCCGCCCGCGCGTGACCCCCACTCCGGGGCCAGCGTGCCGTGGGCGTGTCCGGTCGCACCGTTCTCGCCCCCCACGCGCACGGGCGCGACGCGTACGTGTCCCTCGCCGTCCGGGGTCGTCGTCACGCGGGCCGTGGCGTCCCCGGTGGGCGCGAGGCGCAGGGCGGACTCGCCGAGGCGCAGGAGCGCGCCCGGCGGGAAGAGGGCCGGGCGGTCGGTGACGCGGACGCCGTCGAGGGTGGTGCCGTTGGTGGAGCCGAGGTCGGTGACGGTGACGCGCCCGTCGGGAGCGAGGGTGACCGCGCAGTGGACGCGGGAGACGTCCGGATCGTCCAGGGGCACGTCCGCGTCGGTGGAGCGGCCGACGCGGATCTGGCCGCCGTGCAGCAGGTGCACCCCGCCCGCGTCGGGGCCCGCGACGACGTGCAGGCGGGCCGGGGCGTCGTCGATCTCGGGGTGGGCCTCGGGGGCGGCGGGGACGCCGAGGGAGAGGACCGCGCCGTCGATCAGGGGCGGCTCGCCGAGCGTCGTGCGCGTCGTGTCCAGCCGCTGCTCGCCCGCGTACAGGACGACCGCCCCGCTTCCGGGAGCCTCGCCCGTCACGGCGGACGACAGCGCGGCGGCGACCGCCGAGAGCGCCGTCCCCGCGGGTGCCGTCACCAGCACGTCGCAGCTCGCTGCCTGACCCCGGGTCTCGGAGGCCGGGGCCTGCGGGTCTACGACGGTCAGCCGGATCTGCATCGCCGTCAGCGGTCCCTTCTGCCCCGGGCGGTCTTCCCCCCACCCCACACGAGCACGTCGGCCAGTACTGGGGGCATCCTCGCACCTGTCACCGACAACGCGGACGCCACCGGCGGCCGAGTGATCTTGATTGGTCGGCTCTGCCCGCAAAAGTGCCGGACGGACGGTCCGCCGCTGATCACTTGAGATCCGTCACGTTTCGGGCCTGGCAACCAACGGACCGGAGAACGCGTCTTCCCGGTGAAACCGGAGGACTTCCCGGTCCCACCCGGTCATTCACTGTCAGGGCGTTGACAGGCCCCTCCGAACGCGCGCGGGAGGACGCTCGTACCCATAGCCGGAGGACAGTCCCCTCCCGGGGCCACAGCACTACAGTGGGTCGGAACACAAGCAGGCATATCGGCAATCACCAGGGAGCGCGTGACGTGCGGCCAGTCGGCAGCAAGTACTTGCTTGAGGAGCCGCTAGGACGCGGCGCCACGGGCACCGTCTGGCGTGCCCGCCAGCGGGAGGCCGCCGGCGCCGAGGCCGCCGTGCCCGGACAGCCCGGTGAGACCGTCGCCATCAAGGTCCTCAAGGAGGAGCTGGCGAGCGACCCGGACGTCGTGATGCGGTTCCTGCGCGAGCGCTCGGTCCTGCTGCGCCTGACGCACCCGAACATCGTCCGGGTCCGCGACCTGGTCGTCGAGGGCGACCTGCTGGCCCTGGTCATGGACCTCGTCGAGGGCCCCGACCTGCACCGCTACCTGCGCGAGAACGGCCCCTTCAGCCCGGTCGCGGCGGCCCTGCTGACCGCCCAGGTCGCCGACGCGCTCGCGGCGAGCCACGCGGACGGGGTGGTCCACCGCGACCTGAAGCCCGCCAACGTCCTGCTGCGCCAGCACGGCGGCCAGATGCACCCCCTGCTGACCGACTTCGGCATCGCCCGCCTCGCCGACTCCCCGGGCCTGACCCGCACCAGCGAGTTCGTCGGCACGCCCGCGTACGTGGCGCCCGAGTCCGCCGAGGGCCGCCCGCAGACGTCCGCCGTGGACGTCTACGGCGCGGGCATCCTGCTGTACGAGCTGGTCACCGGACGCCCGCCGTTCTCCGGGGGCTCCGCCCTCGAAGTCCTCCACCAGCATCTGAGCGCCGAACCGCGCCGCCCCTCCACCGTCCCGGAGCCCCTGTGGACGGTCATCGAGCGCTGCCTGCGCAAGAACCCCGCCGAGCGCCCCGGCGCGCAGAGCCTCGCCCGCGCGCTGCGGATCGTCGCCGAGGGCATCGGCGTGCACGCGAACTCGACGCAGATCGCCGCCGCCGAGGGCGTGGGCCACGTCCTCACACCCGACCCGGCCCCCGCGGCCGTCCCGGGCGCCGACGGCTCCGCCGACCCGACCCAGGTGCTGCCGCACAGCGCGCCCGGGGGCGCGTACGACCCGAACGCCGCCACCAGCGTGCTCCCGCACACCGGCGCGCCCCAGCCCGCGGGCGCCGCCGACCCCACCGCCGTGCTCCCCCAGACCGGAGCCGCGGACCCCACGGCGGTCCTTCCGCCGGTCCCGCCGGGCCAGCAGCAGGGACCCGGCCCGCAGGAGCCGCACCCCTGGCAGAGCCAGCTGCGCGCCGCCCGCGACCGCAACGAGCAGACGCAGGTCCAGTACCTCGACCCCGGCGAGGACCCGCTGCGCCGCCGCCCCCAGCGGCAGGTCGCGCGCCCCCACCAGCAGCCTCAGCAACACCCCCAGCAGCCTCCGCAGGGCCCGCCGCAGGGCCAGGGACGCCCGCCCCAGGGCGGCCGGCAGGGCGGCCCCTCCGTTCAGGCGTACGGCTACCAGCAGCAACAGCAGTACGCGCCCCCGCAGCAGCAGTACGCCCCGCAGCAGCCCCCGCCCCAGCAGCAGCGGTACGCACCCGCGCCCGCGCCGGAGCGCCGTCCCCAGCAGCGGCCCGCCCCGGAGCCGCGCGAGCGCGAACCCCGTGAGTCGCGCCGCCGCAGCGCCAACCCGATGCGCATCCCCGGGCTCGGCTGCCTCAAGGGGTGCCTGTTCACGATCCTCATCCTGTTCGTCGCGAGCTGGCTGATCTGGGAGTTCTCGCCCCTCCAGGACTGGATCGGCAGCGGCAAGGGCTACTGGGACCAGCTCACCGACTGGTTCAGCTCGGTCACCGGATGGTTCGACTCCGTGGCGGGCAACTGATCGCCGAGTTTGGGGATTTGTCGACATCCGACGGGTGATTTCCGTCTCCGCTGCGAAGGTTGGCTCTCCGGACGCGTACGTTTGACCGCAACACGCGTCGGTAGGAGCAGTCTTGGCACGGAAGATCGGCAGCCGGTACACCGCCCACCAGATCCTGGGGCGGGGCAGCGCCGGCACGGTGTGGCTCGGCGAGGGCCCCGAGGGGCCCGTCGCGATCAAGCTGCTGCGCGAGGACCTGTCGTCGGACGAGGAGCTGGTCGGCAGGTTCGTGCAGGAGCGCACGGCGCTGCTCGGGCTCTCCCACCCGAACGTCGTCTCCGTACGGGACCTGGTCGTCGACGGCAACGACCTCGCGCTGGTCATGGACCTGGTCCGGGGCACGGACGTCCGCACGCGCCTGGACCGCGACCGGCGGCTCGCGCCCGAGGCGGCCGTCGCGATCGTCGCGGACGTCGCCGAAGGGCTCGCCGCCGCGCACGCGGCAGGGGTCGTGCACCGCGACGTGAAGCCCGAGAACGTCCTCCTGGACATGCAGGGCCCCCTCGGGCCCGGCGGGTCCCACCGGGCGCTCCTGACGGACTTCGGCGTCGCCAAGCTGATCGACACCCCGAAGCGGACCAAGGCCACCAAGATCATCGGCACGCCGGACTACCTGGCCCCCGAGATCGTCGAAGGGCTGCCCCCGCGCGCGTCCGTCGACATCTACGCCCTCGCGACCGTCCTGTACGAACTCCTCGCGGGCTTCACCCCGTTCGGCGGCGGCCACCCCGGGGCCGTCCTGCGCCGGCACGTCACCGAGTCCGTCGCGCCCCTGCCGGGCATCCCCGACGAGCTGTGGCAGCTCCTCGTCCAGTGCCTCGCCAAGGCGCCCGCCTCGCGCCTGCGCGCCTCCGAGCTGGCCGCGCGCCTGCGCGAGCTGCTGCCGTCCCTGGCCGGGATGCCGCCCCTGGACGTCGACGAGCCCGAGACGGAGCCCGCCGAGGCCGTGCCGGACGACCAGGAGGCCGACGCCGCCCCCAAGGGCGCCGTCCGCAGGGGCGCGGTGCCGCTCGTGCC encodes:
- a CDS encoding FHA domain-containing protein → MQIRLTVVDPQAPASETRGQAASCDVLVTAPAGTALSAVAAALSSAVTGEAPGSGAVVLYAGEQRLDTTRTTLGEPPLIDGAVLSLGVPAAPEAHPEIDDAPARLHVVAGPDAGGVHLLHGGQIRVGRSTDADVPLDDPDVSRVHCAVTLAPDGRVTVTDLGSTNGTTLDGVRVTDRPALFPPGALLRLGESALRLAPTGDATARVTTTPDGEGHVRVAPVRVGGENGATGHAHGTLAPEWGSRAGGPTGSGEGWQTGTGDGRPTGSGDGSGAGARGSRTDGRPAGSGDGSGAGAWGSHAGGRSAEAGDGSDAGARGSRAGGGLSVPGQGGAPRIENRAGGEARAGAESHAGAEDPAGADGRSGTRHAEADGHAASETRTGAERRAGGAGPGWSGRHAESGAQGSPTAPQGGAANRAGLDGYAGPSGAQGYAGTQGSGHQGYAGAQGHAGGDDRAEADSRAGADGRASGDGRARFDGTLPRGARPLGGRLSGAGSLSGPGSPSGAGPAAGAGSSFGPGSPAGAGAPSGGSAVASPSSPNSSGDTHGGRSGIGSPVTAPADGVDRPAQNASRMRAGDGVHGDVPQGGRKRGGLSAWARRLTGNRNAQEASGPQGYDAGERVSAGAPPVVASPGPEIWPDPAALLLTALGPGPRLWERAPGHPEFLTVRLATADRPTADGAVLPVVPVTAALREAGALGLAGPRPRLSGLARAVLAQFAALHSPDTLEIVLLTTDRARPPAERTAEWSWLGWLPHVRPAHSQECRLLLAHDHDQATARVAELLHRLDGREAPRAGGATEHPATPGDRPRASAPAHAASATSDAHAAGVPLPAQSRRPHPDEPHRHAPTDAPEGTGHPYGAEEPARRPSWAKPGSAPVFPGPYTVVVVDGDPGTPALREALVRLVRRGPEAGIHVLVLSETDPGSLALPVAGAYEAACAVVPLFRECGAVGLLGGDVATVLRLARVAPGGGPVGEGTAGAVDAVSAAWAERFARALAPLRPDATAGDRHARVAVPLPQSARLLDELGLARATPASLMARWADAADDADAVGGRALAVLGAGARGPVAADLVADGPHLLIEGPAGSGRTELLRAVVASLAAAERPDRLSVVLMDGRDSIGRSGEGLRVCTDLPHVTTHLTANDPVVMREFAQSLTSELKRRAELVGRTDFTDWHTHRSLSGRLVNQRTTTLQGASARQSQATSAQGASARQPQPATAQGAPGHAVPAQGAPQGATDLEAPPSTTLRLRPGAAKSRRDADVAPPLPRLIVVVDDLDALVSPALGSPGRPSAGSVTRALEAVAREGARLGVHLVAATGPGGRTAESEPARRATLRIALEAPGTAPDEPAAGRGRLATPDGRTALFQGGRVTGRIPRTATLRPTVTPLEWHRMGDPPARRTVRELGNGPTDLALLASALERAAREVSAAEVPSLLAT
- a CDS encoding serine/threonine-protein kinase, giving the protein MRPVGSKYLLEEPLGRGATGTVWRARQREAAGAEAAVPGQPGETVAIKVLKEELASDPDVVMRFLRERSVLLRLTHPNIVRVRDLVVEGDLLALVMDLVEGPDLHRYLRENGPFSPVAAALLTAQVADALAASHADGVVHRDLKPANVLLRQHGGQMHPLLTDFGIARLADSPGLTRTSEFVGTPAYVAPESAEGRPQTSAVDVYGAGILLYELVTGRPPFSGGSALEVLHQHLSAEPRRPSTVPEPLWTVIERCLRKNPAERPGAQSLARALRIVAEGIGVHANSTQIAAAEGVGHVLTPDPAPAAVPGADGSADPTQVLPHSAPGGAYDPNAATSVLPHTGAPQPAGAADPTAVLPQTGAADPTAVLPPVPPGQQQGPGPQEPHPWQSQLRAARDRNEQTQVQYLDPGEDPLRRRPQRQVARPHQQPQQHPQQPPQGPPQGQGRPPQGGRQGGPSVQAYGYQQQQQYAPPQQQYAPQQPPPQQQRYAPAPAPERRPQQRPAPEPREREPRESRRRSANPMRIPGLGCLKGCLFTILILFVASWLIWEFSPLQDWIGSGKGYWDQLTDWFSSVTGWFDSVAGN
- a CDS encoding serine/threonine-protein kinase; its protein translation is MARKIGSRYTAHQILGRGSAGTVWLGEGPEGPVAIKLLREDLSSDEELVGRFVQERTALLGLSHPNVVSVRDLVVDGNDLALVMDLVRGTDVRTRLDRDRRLAPEAAVAIVADVAEGLAAAHAAGVVHRDVKPENVLLDMQGPLGPGGSHRALLTDFGVAKLIDTPKRTKATKIIGTPDYLAPEIVEGLPPRASVDIYALATVLYELLAGFTPFGGGHPGAVLRRHVTESVAPLPGIPDELWQLLVQCLAKAPASRLRASELAARLRELLPSLAGMPPLDVDEPETEPAEAVPDDQEADAAPKGAVRRGAVPLVPGAKPDSNRDTHTSMRVPAADELAGGAHGTARVPRTAGAPRPGSARNRPSARRRRVVISVAGAAVAAAVGVGAWFVTSDGGSPAQETGNSSPASP